One window of Papaver somniferum cultivar HN1 chromosome 9, ASM357369v1, whole genome shotgun sequence genomic DNA carries:
- the LOC113309913 gene encoding titin homolog, translating into MGMIHLVIRLWKCTIFSVVTCYRSARDHPLVSLMVIILYLLYTFLPSVFGFLVSSSPIVVCTVVLLGALLNIGYPQTPEFKPKSSATINVPSLEDDKKEQVVENVDVHETAGVLPTKEDAAIDNRSVLVEEKPKLIHPPKPPLQKDREFHNMGFSRKRDTQHANQHNEGASNSSSTKVLKKMKKMKMKGLKVDVQKPVPNNPLKEWLKDPSRLHRNDENAESSDFGSDQAQCASPLDSIADIIPVLDELHPLLDFKPLHTNLESIEESDAASEWSGQSNDGSLESEVSESEDGSENQEVEDEEALESEDERVKSVVTWTEDDENNLKDLGTSELERNQWLENLVAKRRARKTLSMDIDRDLIDLESIEPPTQIPPVVTTRNNPFEYYTNETGETQPVPSSAPSVLLPRRNPFDLPFDPFDERSNLNGDNYQQDVTPVHLDKDMSFCRNQSFTLGSTFGSHAGRDKREINLISFLANEERMGSEGTRDPVLQRSESKLSCVHETDTAYSGSDEEAELSPKSKLVSEIGHSPDLAEHLSQTSEDIDSVEVEQEDKKDVYSSKAEINRVDSHSKIESDSKSCPSSPSSASEVNEKGLHEHTNAEKESKNEDKVTKGESVEEGNSEFLGPSLSQIETEVKSKAMEQHDETQVQEPIFDSSPSAATEIHFEDVFEDALLSQDKGMENSKIGEKAGMPTEEKPLGSESNRNEDSHSNELVKEEASSHQSEAEENVSRPRELTEASEQNLKEVGVSEAKESVDEASNSKASVVEESSAAETVEANDNVAETTAASAEPTSSESERVADGPSNEAPASSINQEINAGVQIPNVKEEEQQNGTSDSSLSAAKEMPNSVEQQAVQISSNGVHKEPEEVSVVDEKKPKEEEAKTIDSRAKDGNDQNLDDKELFYDMPEL; encoded by the exons ATGGGTATGATTCATTTAGTAATTCGTCTATGGAAATGTACAATCTTTTCGGTTGTAACTTGTTATCGGTCAGCTCGTGATCATCCTTTGGTTTCTTTAATGGTTATAATTTTATACCTGTTATATACATTTCTTCCTTCTGTATTTGGGTTTTTGGTTTCTTCCTCTCCTATTGTTGTTTGCACTGTTGTGCTTCTTGGAGCACTTCTGAACATCGGGTATCCTCAAACACCCGAATTCAAACCGAAGAGTAGTGCCACCATCaatgttccttctttagaagatgatAAGAAAGAACAGGTTGTCGAAAATGTGGATGTGCATGAGACTGCAGGTGTGTTACCAACAAAGGAAGATGCAGCAATTGATAATAGAAGTGTATTGGTTGAGGAAAAACCTAAACTCATCCATCCACCAAAGCCACCACTCCAGAAAGACAGGGAATTTCATAATATGGGATTCAGTAGGAAAAGAGATACTCAGCATGCCAATCAGCATAATGAAGGTGCATCCAATTCTAGCTCCACTAAGGTtttaaagaaaatgaagaagatgaaaatgaaggGTCTTAAAGTTGATGTTCAGAAGCCTGTGCCCAACAATCCGTTGAAGGAATGGTTAAAAGATCCGTCGCGGCTTCACAGGAACGATGAAAATGCAGAGTCTTCAGATTTTGGTTCAGACCAAGCTCAGTGCGCGTCTCCATTGGACTCAATTGCGGATATCATTCCGGTTCTTGATGAGCTTCATCCACTTTTGGACTTCAAACCACTTCATACTAATCTCGAATCGATTGAGGAGTCTGATGCTGCTTCAGAATGGTCTGGCCAATCTAACGATGGTAGTTTAGAATCGGAAGTGAGCGAGTCAGAGGATGGTAGTGAAAACCAAgaagtagaagatgaagaagcacttgaaagtgaagatgaaagaGTTAAATCCGTCGTTACGTGGACGGAAGATGATGAGAACAATCTTAAAGACCTTGGTACTTCAGAGCTTGAGAGGAATCAATGGTTAGAGAATTTAGTTGCAAAGAGAAGAGCCAGAAAAACATTGAGCATGGACATAGACAGGGATTTGATAGACTTGGAAAGCATCGAGCCTCCAACACAAATTCCACCAGTTGTGACCACAAGAAACAACCCGTTTGAGTATTATACAAATGAAACTGGGGAGACACAACCAGTTCCTTCATCAGCTCCTTCAGTTTTGTTACCGAGACGAAATCCATTCGATCTTCCGTTTGATCCATTTGATGAAAGATCAAATTTAAATGGAGACAATTACCAGCAAGATGTTACTCCAGTTCACCTGGACAAGGACATGTCCTTCTGTAGGAACCAGAGCTTTACTTTAGGAAGCACATTTGGGTCGCATGCTGGGAGAGATAAACGCGAGATAAATTTGATTTCATTCCTAGCAAATGAAGAAAGAATGGGTTCAGAGGGTACAAGAGATCCTGTATTACAAAGAAGTGAATCTAAATTGAGTTGCGTTCATGAGACTGACACTGCATATTCAGGTTCAGATGAAGAAGCAGAACTATCACCAAAAAGTAAACTGGTTTCTGAAATTGGACACTCTCCTGATCTTGCTGAGCACCTAAGCCAAACTTCTGAAGATATTGATTCAGTGGAGGTTGAGCAAGAAGACAAGAAAGACGTATATTCGAGTAAGGCTGAGATCAACAGAGTAGACTCTCATTCGAAGATAGAATCGGATTCTAAGTCGTGcccatcttcaccatcatcagcGTCAGAAGTGAATGAGAAAGGTCTACATGAACATACCAATGCTGAAAAGGAGTCGAAAAATGAAGACAAGGTAACTAAAGGTGAGTCAGTAGAGGAGGGAAATAGTGAATTTCTGGGGCCATCATTATCACAAATAGAAACTGAAGTGAAAAGCAAGGCCATGGAGCAGCATGATGAGACACAAGTCCAGGAGCCTATTTTTGATTCAAGTCCATCAGCGGCTACCGAGATACATTTTGAAGACGTCTTTGAAGATGCATTACTTTCTCAAGACAAGGGTATGGAGAATTCAAAGATAGGTGAAAAAGCTGGCATGCCCACAGAAGAAAAACCCCTGGGATCTGAGAGTAATAGGAATGAGGATAGCCATAGCAATGAATTGGTGAAAGAAGAAGCTTCGTCTCACCAGTCTGAAGCAGAAGAAAATGTATCGAGACCAAGGGAATTGACTGAGGCTAGTGAGCAGAATCTCAAAGAAGTTGGAGTTTCTGAGGCCAAGGAAAGTGTGGATGAGGCCTCAAACTCAAAAGCTTCAGTGGTTGAGGAATCTTCAGCAGCGGAAACGGTTGAAGCTAATGATAATGTGGCTGAGACTACTGCAGCATCTGCCGAGCCTACATCCTCAGAATCAGAAAGGGTAGCAGATGGTCCAAGTAATGAAGCCCCTGCATCGTCTATTAATCAAGAGATTAATGCTGGGGTCCAAATACCCAATGTTAAGGAGGAGGAACAGCAAAATGGGACTTCGGATTCTTCTTTGTCAGCAGCAAAGGAAATGCCAAACTCTGTGGAGCAACAGGCAGTTCAGATATCGTCTAACGGTGTTCATAAAGAACCTGAG GAAGTATCTGTTGTTGATGAGAAGAAGCCAAAAGAGGAGGAAGCTAAAACCATAGACAGCCGAGCAAAAGATGGAAATGATCAAAATCTAGACGATAAGGAGTTATTTTATGATATGCCAGAGCTATAA
- the LOC113309914 gene encoding uncharacterized protein LOC113309914 isoform X1, translating into MVNSKEDKFVGGGGVGDNEIDGSDLVNQVNDVEEDELEVEVASMDSSTSVSSSSSSSSSRLVVNRRSGTNEGSFTERLRDILSGEGGDEDLANDRGNNFVQWLQALDIQLLGACRADERMKPLFKLNVSSGVAEDRLLAQLSQHFDAAEVGILARCLFMPLVSIRVGKVIKQGSLLCPTAERIIFSCTSWFSFFFFLHRTGSTIGMTWGNLNLTLLPNSDLRISFVGDDGSTERLATLSGVSKSSMVEIKEIQADSSGRSFLVQVLGGQDSYFWCSEKSKAFGHQLLAKLKDLLGKKPSLSKLTGISESRLDCFAVHLHEYLLGSLTGAKTSTSDETISLLGSAFDESSEFHSSTLVSSLSSKPFRSQQNNSNVAAANSLNQGTSNRLVPLLENQLMENLRLHGDSSCNLSGIDDLPLLSTSTINELPTRQTDNIPTESGTLAPLSSVSLESLGAFTPLNASSQNLPSFQVPTPGSTLFSSYNNCWYPLSAPTLQYTVTAPHLPMTLPESLSLPPLISAVRSSSSPPIQPMPSLNLANFPSLDFTDFKTDPMVHVHLSGSSFIAGPSSQQIPAFTPLFCDSIVHIPVLDVCSSSGQGYLVSAGPAISTTIIPPLHQNIVNPLMPQTESSAEKGARETLQLLLASTQMVNSPQLMMQQVLTLTEEKPCSNSISFAASHGLYSGNRDVNAIIANSIATIPMMSLPNGVSGAGLFTKNSHDDGSNESEVQSGFGGRSYFLDDGDDARGCS; encoded by the exons ATGGTTAATTCAAAGGAAGATAaatttgttggtggtggtggtgttggtgataATGAAATCGATGGTTCTGATCTTGTAAATCAAGTAAATGATGTTGAGGAGGATGAATTGGAAGTTGAAGTTGCTTCGATGGATTCGTCTACGAGTGTATCATCATCGTCGTCGTCATCTTCATCAAGACTTGTGGTGAACAGGAGGAGTGGTACAAATGAAGGTAGTTTTACAGAGAGGTTAAGAGATATACTTAGTGGTGAAGGAGGAGATGAAGATCTAGCGAATGATAGAGGGAATAATTTTGTTCAGTGGCTTCAAGCTTTGGATATACAGTTACTTGGTGCTTGTCGGGCGGATGAGAGGATGAAGCCTTTGTTTAAGTTGAATGTGTCAAGTGGTGTAGCTGAAGATCGATTGCTTGCTCAGTTGAGTCAG CATTTTGATGCAGCGGAGGTTGGGATACTAGCCAGATGCTTGTTTATGCCACTTGTGTCGATTCGTGTTGGAAAGGTCATCAAGCAAGGGTCTCTTCTTTGTCCGACTGCTGAAAG GATTATCTTTTCGTGTACATCTtggttctcctttttttttttcttacacaGAACTGGATCCACTATTGGAATGACTTG GGGAAATCTGAACCTGACTCTGTTACCAAACTCAGATTTGCGCATCTCGTTCGTTGGAGATGATGGTTCCACTGAAAGATTGGCTACGCTCAGTGGAGTTTCAAAAAGTTCTATGGTAGAAATCAAAGAAATCCAGGCTGATAGTTCTGGTCGTTCTTTTCTTGTGCAAGTCCTGGGTGGTCAAGACTCATATTTCTGGTGTTCTGAGAAGTCAAAGGCGTTCGGTCATCAGTTACTGGCGAAG TTGAAGGATTTACTTGGGAAGAAACCATCTTTGTCAAAGCTAACTGGAATCTCCGAGTCACGACTTGACTGCTTTGCAGTGCATCTTCACGAATATCTTCTTGGATCATTGACTGGTGCAAAAACAAGCACGTCCGATGAAACGATCTCTCTATTAGGTTCTGCATTTGACGAGTCATCCGAATTTCATTCCAGCACCCTAGTCTCATCCTTGTCTTCAAAGCCTTTCCGTTCTCAACAGAACAACAGTAATGTGGCAGCTGCAAATTCGCTTAATCAGGGTACCTCAAATCGCTTAGTTCCCCTCTTGGAAAATCAGCTTATGGAAAACCTTAGGCTGCATGGAGACAGTTCTTGCAACTTGTCAGGGATTGATGACTTGCCTCTTTTATCTACATCCACGATCAACGAGCTTCCAACAAGGCAAACTGATAATATTCCAACAGAGTCCGGCACATTGGCTCCTCTCTCATCTGTTAGCTTGGAATCTCTTGGAGCGTTTACTCCTTTAAATGCATCATCCCAGAATCTTCCCTCATTTCAAGTTCCCACTCCAGGTTCTACTCTTTTCTCTTCCTACAACAACTGTTGGTATCCCCTTTCAGCACCAACCCTGCAATATACAGTTACAGCACCACATTTACCAATGACGTTGCCTGAATCTCTTTCTCTGCCACCATTAATATCAGCTGTTAGATCGTCCTCAAGTCCACCGATCCAACCTATGCCGTCGCTAAATTTGGCTAATTTTCCATCATtagatttcactgattttaaGACAGATCCAATGGTACATGTACATTTGTCAGGCTCATCTTTCATTGCAGGGCCTAGCTCACAGCAAATTCCAGCTTTTACGCCTTTGTTCTGTGACTCAATTGTGCACATTCCTGTTCTTGATGTTTGCTCCTCCAGCGGTCAAGGCTACTTGGTAAGTGCAGGCCCAGCTATTTCAACCACGATCATCCCTCCTTTACACCAAAACATTGTTAATCCTTTGATGCCACAAACTGAATCTTCGGCGGAGAAGGGAGCCAGGGAAACCCTGCAGTTATTGCTAGCTTCAACGCAGATGGTGAACAGCCCACAGTTGATGATGCAGCAGGTTCTTACCCTAACTGAAGAAAAGCCATGTAGTAACAGTATCTCTTTTGCAGCAAGTCATGGTCTGTACAGTGGAAATAGAGATGTCAATGCTATTATTGCTAACAGCATTGCGACTATTCCTATGATGTCCTTGCCAAATGGGGTCTCTGGTGCAGGTCTGTTTACAAAGAATAGTCATGACGATGGCAGCAATGAATCAGAAGTTCAGTCTGGATTTGGAGGAAGATCGTATTTCttggatgatggtgatgatgcaaggggttgttcttga
- the LOC113312554 gene encoding putative lysozyme-like protein: protein MIDPLAYPLPFTPSEHPWKPLKGQWKKLPVASSVGGEGVTVKESRGGQAQCSRIFLSYSLFEAKPNGWEVYLTRKDIVVQASNFKNILVGCISGGGGASSGGCGSSWGSNVDGYGGGGEANDGSGAGGGGRGSVVGGGKDSVST, encoded by the exons ATGATAGATCCTTTGGCATATCCCCTACCTTTTACACCGTCCGAACATCCATGGAAACCCTTGAAAGGGCAATGGAAAAAGTTACCAGTTGCGTCTTCAGTGGGAGGTGAAGGAGTGACGGTCAAAGAAAGCAGGGGAG GCCAAGCACAATGCTCAAGGATTTTCCTTAGTTATAGCTTATTTGAAGCTAAGCCAAATGGGTGGGAGGTGTACCTCACACGGAAGGACATAGTAGTACAGGCTTCTAATTTTAAGAATATTTTGGTGGGATGTATTTCCGGTGGTGGCGGTGCTAGTAGTGGTGGTTGCGGCAGCAGTTGGGGTAGCAATGTTGATGGCTATGGCGGTGGTGGTGAAGCCAACGATGGaagtggtgctggtggtggtggtaggggcagtgttgttggtggtggtaaaGACAGTGTCAGTACCTGA
- the LOC113309915 gene encoding probable signal peptidase complex subunit 2, whose protein sequence is MATADDNTTTAATVTKTPKKTNLLDPHSIKHVLDETVNEIVLARGYKEDNTMSNIRLFLGTIIIAVALVAQFYPKKFPENKDFLICCIVLYIFLNIVLQVIIYTKEKDAILFTYPLPGSFKSTGLVVSSKLPRFSDMYTLSVASADPKSASAKKPVELTKSVTQWFTTEGVLVEGRFKKDVDGLISKYSGESKKKK, encoded by the exons atGGCGACTGCTGATGATAACACCACCACCGCTGCTACTGTTACTAAAACCCCCAAAAAGACTAATCTGTTAGATCCTCATTCAATCAAACATGTTCTTGATGAAACTGTCAATGAG ATCGTACTTGCTCGTGGATACAAAGAAGATAACACGATGAGCAATATTAGATTGTTTTTGGGAACTATTATCATTGCTGTTGCTCTTGTTGCTCAATTTTACCCTAAGAAGTTTCCTGAGAACAAAGATTTCCTCATCTGTTGCATCGTATT ATATATATTCTTGAATATAGTGTTGCAGGTGATCATTTACACTAAGGAGAAAGACGCAATTCTGTTTACTTATCCTCTCCCT GGATCCTTCAAAAGCACTGGCTTAGTGGTGTCTTCCAAACTACCGAGGTTCTCTGACATGTACACACTATCAGTAGCCAGCGCTGACCCCAAATCTGCCTCTGCTAAGAAACCAGTCGAGCTTACCAAGAGTGTTACTCAATG GTTCACCACAGAGGGAGTTTTGGTGGAAGGTCGCTTCAAGAAAGACGTTGACGGACTAATCAGCAAGTATTCTGGAGAATCTAAAAAGAAGAAGTGA
- the LOC113309914 gene encoding uncharacterized protein LOC113309914 isoform X2, translated as MVNSKEDKFVGGGGVGDNEIDGSDLVNQVNDVEEDELEVEVASMDSSTSVSSSSSSSSSRLVVNRRSGTNEGSFTERLRDILSGEGGDEDLANDRGNNFVQWLQALDIQLLGACRADERMKPLFKLNVSSGVAEDRLLAQLSQHFDAAEVGILARCLFMPLVSIRVGKVIKQGSLLCPTAERGNLNLTLLPNSDLRISFVGDDGSTERLATLSGVSKSSMVEIKEIQADSSGRSFLVQVLGGQDSYFWCSEKSKAFGHQLLAKLKDLLGKKPSLSKLTGISESRLDCFAVHLHEYLLGSLTGAKTSTSDETISLLGSAFDESSEFHSSTLVSSLSSKPFRSQQNNSNVAAANSLNQGTSNRLVPLLENQLMENLRLHGDSSCNLSGIDDLPLLSTSTINELPTRQTDNIPTESGTLAPLSSVSLESLGAFTPLNASSQNLPSFQVPTPGSTLFSSYNNCWYPLSAPTLQYTVTAPHLPMTLPESLSLPPLISAVRSSSSPPIQPMPSLNLANFPSLDFTDFKTDPMVHVHLSGSSFIAGPSSQQIPAFTPLFCDSIVHIPVLDVCSSSGQGYLVSAGPAISTTIIPPLHQNIVNPLMPQTESSAEKGARETLQLLLASTQMVNSPQLMMQQVLTLTEEKPCSNSISFAASHGLYSGNRDVNAIIANSIATIPMMSLPNGVSGAGLFTKNSHDDGSNESEVQSGFGGRSYFLDDGDDARGCS; from the exons ATGGTTAATTCAAAGGAAGATAaatttgttggtggtggtggtgttggtgataATGAAATCGATGGTTCTGATCTTGTAAATCAAGTAAATGATGTTGAGGAGGATGAATTGGAAGTTGAAGTTGCTTCGATGGATTCGTCTACGAGTGTATCATCATCGTCGTCGTCATCTTCATCAAGACTTGTGGTGAACAGGAGGAGTGGTACAAATGAAGGTAGTTTTACAGAGAGGTTAAGAGATATACTTAGTGGTGAAGGAGGAGATGAAGATCTAGCGAATGATAGAGGGAATAATTTTGTTCAGTGGCTTCAAGCTTTGGATATACAGTTACTTGGTGCTTGTCGGGCGGATGAGAGGATGAAGCCTTTGTTTAAGTTGAATGTGTCAAGTGGTGTAGCTGAAGATCGATTGCTTGCTCAGTTGAGTCAG CATTTTGATGCAGCGGAGGTTGGGATACTAGCCAGATGCTTGTTTATGCCACTTGTGTCGATTCGTGTTGGAAAGGTCATCAAGCAAGGGTCTCTTCTTTGTCCGACTGCTGAAAG GGGAAATCTGAACCTGACTCTGTTACCAAACTCAGATTTGCGCATCTCGTTCGTTGGAGATGATGGTTCCACTGAAAGATTGGCTACGCTCAGTGGAGTTTCAAAAAGTTCTATGGTAGAAATCAAAGAAATCCAGGCTGATAGTTCTGGTCGTTCTTTTCTTGTGCAAGTCCTGGGTGGTCAAGACTCATATTTCTGGTGTTCTGAGAAGTCAAAGGCGTTCGGTCATCAGTTACTGGCGAAG TTGAAGGATTTACTTGGGAAGAAACCATCTTTGTCAAAGCTAACTGGAATCTCCGAGTCACGACTTGACTGCTTTGCAGTGCATCTTCACGAATATCTTCTTGGATCATTGACTGGTGCAAAAACAAGCACGTCCGATGAAACGATCTCTCTATTAGGTTCTGCATTTGACGAGTCATCCGAATTTCATTCCAGCACCCTAGTCTCATCCTTGTCTTCAAAGCCTTTCCGTTCTCAACAGAACAACAGTAATGTGGCAGCTGCAAATTCGCTTAATCAGGGTACCTCAAATCGCTTAGTTCCCCTCTTGGAAAATCAGCTTATGGAAAACCTTAGGCTGCATGGAGACAGTTCTTGCAACTTGTCAGGGATTGATGACTTGCCTCTTTTATCTACATCCACGATCAACGAGCTTCCAACAAGGCAAACTGATAATATTCCAACAGAGTCCGGCACATTGGCTCCTCTCTCATCTGTTAGCTTGGAATCTCTTGGAGCGTTTACTCCTTTAAATGCATCATCCCAGAATCTTCCCTCATTTCAAGTTCCCACTCCAGGTTCTACTCTTTTCTCTTCCTACAACAACTGTTGGTATCCCCTTTCAGCACCAACCCTGCAATATACAGTTACAGCACCACATTTACCAATGACGTTGCCTGAATCTCTTTCTCTGCCACCATTAATATCAGCTGTTAGATCGTCCTCAAGTCCACCGATCCAACCTATGCCGTCGCTAAATTTGGCTAATTTTCCATCATtagatttcactgattttaaGACAGATCCAATGGTACATGTACATTTGTCAGGCTCATCTTTCATTGCAGGGCCTAGCTCACAGCAAATTCCAGCTTTTACGCCTTTGTTCTGTGACTCAATTGTGCACATTCCTGTTCTTGATGTTTGCTCCTCCAGCGGTCAAGGCTACTTGGTAAGTGCAGGCCCAGCTATTTCAACCACGATCATCCCTCCTTTACACCAAAACATTGTTAATCCTTTGATGCCACAAACTGAATCTTCGGCGGAGAAGGGAGCCAGGGAAACCCTGCAGTTATTGCTAGCTTCAACGCAGATGGTGAACAGCCCACAGTTGATGATGCAGCAGGTTCTTACCCTAACTGAAGAAAAGCCATGTAGTAACAGTATCTCTTTTGCAGCAAGTCATGGTCTGTACAGTGGAAATAGAGATGTCAATGCTATTATTGCTAACAGCATTGCGACTATTCCTATGATGTCCTTGCCAAATGGGGTCTCTGGTGCAGGTCTGTTTACAAAGAATAGTCATGACGATGGCAGCAATGAATCAGAAGTTCAGTCTGGATTTGGAGGAAGATCGTATTTCttggatgatggtgatgatgcaaggggttgttcttga